The DNA window TCCAGCACTTCAGTCTTTCATTGCTGATAGCTATGTTGATCGTGTGCGAGGGACTGGTTTTGGGTTTCTAAATCTCGTTGGTACTGTGGGTGGTATAGGAGGTGGAGCAATTGCTACAGTTATGGCTGGTCATAATTTCTGGGGTATACCTGGATGGAGATTTGCCTTCATGGTGATGGCAGCATTGAGCTGTTTGATTGCTTTTCTTGTTCATGCATTTGTTGCTGACCCAAGAAGAAGAACTACTACTAACCACGATACCAGCCAGGCTTTGTTCAGGTACAAGCTACTTCAACCTGTAACTTTGTGGGTGCTGAATTTGTTAGAAATCTCGTTGTCTCCCACTGTATATTTTCTGCCTTCAAGTAGATAAAAGATCATTTCGTACATAGTCATCAGTTGATGGTTTGCTGTGAAGCTTTCTCTCATTGCGTAATAATGTGATCTCCTTTCTGGTTTAGGGATGAAGTGATGGATAAGGGAAATGCTAACTCAGTGTCACTTTGGGTGGAATCATGGCAAGCAATGAAAGCTGTTACAAGAGTTCCCACTTTTCAATACATTGTGTTGCAGGGTCTTGTTGGTTCACTGCCTTGGACAGCCCTAGTATTTTTGACGCTGTGGTTTGAACTAATTGGTAATCTTGGCACATGTGATACCCATTGTTTTTGCCTCTTGACTCGTACTTTCTACAGATATGTTAAATAGGTTTTGTTTCCAATAATTGCACCTTGAGATCCACATTCATTATGGTCCTTTCTTCATTGTTTCTGAAATTTaattggtttgatttcctaCTCTACTTTTTGAGGCATTATGCATGAATTATTGATTTGGCATGTGAACTTGGGAACTCAACCATGAGAACAGAGAAGTTGCTCATAGTGTGTTTAGGCGGAGATATGAGCAACATCAGGCAGGTTTCAGACCTAGCTGCATGATAGAAAGAATGCCTTCAAATTTAAGACAAATTTCTTGTCTTTCCTCCTTTTAAAACATCTAGGATGAATGAAAAATGCTCCCTTCCCAACCCCAGCTGGGTGCAAGGCTACCACCCTTCATTCACCACCTaaaaacaatatatatatatatatatatgttgggGTTTTAGGTGCTGAAATTAATTGTAAGGTCTATTTGCTTGTTGATTCTAGCTTTGACGTAGAGAATGCGTTGCAAATTTTTTGGCAGGTTTTGATCACAACAGTTCAGCAGCCCTTGTCGGTATCTTTGCTACTGGATGTGCACTGGGGTCTTTCGTTGGTGGAATAATTGCAGATCAAATGTCACGCTTATACCCAAATTCAGGGCGCATAATGTGTGCACAGTTCTGTGCTTTTATGGGCATTCCATTCTCATGGTTCCTTCTGAGAGTTATCCCACAGTCTGTGAGCAGCTATTCGACATATGCTGTCACCCTCTTCTTGATGGGCCTTACTATTAGCTGGTGTGCTACTGCTACAAATGGTCCAATGTTTGCTGAGGTTGTCCCTGTGAAACATCGGACCATGATTTATGCATTTGATCGTGCTTTTGAAGtatccttttcttcttttgccgCTCCTGTGGTTGGAATTCTTGCAGAAAAGATGTATGGCTACGATCCAAAATCTGTTGATCCTGTTGTAGGGTCCGGAAGAGAAGCCTTGGCTTTGTCAAGAGGCCTTTTCTCCATGATGGCAGTTCCATTTGGTTTGTGCGGCTTATTTTACACACCTTTGTATTGGAATTTCGGGCATGATCGAGAAAATGCTAGAATTGCTACCGCAAAAGAAACAGAGATGATATGACAGTTTTATCGAcattgttggtttttttttcttcttttttgaagCATTATTTTGTTAGCCAACTGAGAAATGAACTATTACATCATAACTGAAATCCATACTTTTTACGTCCTACATTTTGCATGATGTATTTAAACTCTATCATTGAGATTTTATTCAAAACCGTATATTAGATTTGGTAATTTGGTAGATTTATCATTATCAACAGATGCAAGTCTGATACGTAAGCTGAATTGCACTGCTTCCTAGTCACTCTCTGGCCCTGGACGAAACTGGGCTTCCTGCGCATCTAGATCTGAGGGTGGCCTCTCTCGGCTAGATAATTGGTCCTACATCCACTTGGCTGCTCTGCtgcagaaaaacaaaaaaaaaaatcttgctGCTCGTCTAGAGCAGTTGATGGTCTGTAGTAGTTTCTGCGCTACTAGTTTTGGCTGCTGATTTTAAGAAGCAAAATCTAGCCACTGTACTTGAGAATTGAAATCCCAGTCAGGGATCCAAGTCTTAAAAGAGAGGAATCAAATAGGAGGTTGGAATACAAGTCAATGCTAAAGAATCAAATAGGAGGTTGGAATACAAGTCAATGCTAAAGAAGATTAATGACTATCAGCTGGAACCTGCTATCCATTGCTTAGAAGCCCATACTGACTCCCACTGCAGAAAATTACAGATGAAACAGCAAATTCTGCAGCATAATAGAGTGCCTAATAATGTACACTTGCATTCAACTCTCCCTCAAGTagcacaaaagaaaaaaggagttGCAGGATTATTGAGGGAAAATGTTAGATACTAGAAGACCATGTGATGAGATTAGATTTACATCCAATCCCACTAAGCATTAGAGTACAAGAGCAATTAATATCAGTGCTGACTTCGAATAAGCTACATGCATCTCGGAGAATATGTCTGCCCAATATTTCCTCCAACCATAGCCTCTCTCTCATTTTAGTGAAATAGCTTTGGGTTGTCTCTCAACTCTGCAGCAGCATCATGATTAAGAGGGTCTTTAGAATTTGGTTCCTACAGATAGAAAGGATAAGTTACTTGAAGAATGTGATCGAACTGTCAAATAAGTTCTAATCGAGAATATTACCGTAAACAGATGATATTGTCCATAAATAACAGTATTGATGTTGAGGACAGAATTCCGGTCCCTGCGAAGTATGTTCAGGCAAATATTCCCTTCCAAATCAATATTAGGATGGTAGACCTGCACGTAAAACACAGTTTTACCAAATATAAGGAACAATTTGTATTATTCAGCATATGCACATTATAATTAGAAATTGTCCTCAAAGAACCAAGGGCTACACAAGATTGTCAGGCTGCTAATTAGGATGGTAGGCGCTTACACCACCCccaacacccccccccccccttcccctctcttttttgAGTCTTGACAAAGTCAGGCTTTGGCTCCATAAAGACGAAGGAAATGGATAAAAAAGGAGGGACTTCTGCAACAGGCTATGCCACCCAAACCAACTGAGAGAAGTGGCATCCGTCCCATCACAATTCACAAGCACCTACAATGTCATGATCACATTTGGTTTACTCTTATTTCTTTGATAGTTTATCGGACGGAATCTAATTCACACGCAAAAGTGAAAGG is part of the Coffea eugenioides isolate CCC68of chromosome 6, Ceug_1.0, whole genome shotgun sequence genome and encodes:
- the LOC113775350 gene encoding uncharacterized protein LOC113775350; the encoded protein is MQTRKIFGISLSLIIINMAAIMERADENLLPSVYKEVSEAFSAGPSDLGYLTFIRNFIQGLASPVAGILAISYDRPTVLAVGTLCWALSTAAVGVSQDFLQVACWRAVNGFGLAIVIPALQSFIADSYVDRVRGTGFGFLNLVGTVGGIGGGAIATVMAGHNFWGIPGWRFAFMVMAALSCLIAFLVHAFVADPRRRTTTNHDTSQALFRDEVMDKGNANSVSLWVESWQAMKAVTRVPTFQYIVLQGLVGSLPWTALVFLTLWFELIGFDHNSSAALVGIFATGCALGSFVGGIIADQMSRLYPNSGRIMCAQFCAFMGIPFSWFLLRVIPQSVSSYSTYAVTLFLMGLTISWCATATNGPMFAEVVPVKHRTMIYAFDRAFEVSFSSFAAPVVGILAEKMYGYDPKSVDPVVGSGREALALSRGLFSMMAVPFGLCGLFYTPLYWNFGHDRENARIATAKETEMI